One Leishmania major strain Friedlin complete genome, chromosome 29 DNA segment encodes these proteins:
- a CDS encoding putative U-box domain protein (previous protein_id=AAZ09528.1), giving the protein MASIGELDAYIQSGAAVDDAKLDQWIQMSDISNAGGFYRGDAAVVGEAVRRVSRVVVAQYLNNADVKAVPLRRKTKFCLLLNNFSLHKPVRSVVFECLEDMTSIFEKSIKDEGTMPFDSELGRMSEHVLVLLMRVMDYNLKAAAVHEFAEHNTQFAIQLLLAILLKEPPYEFELRCNCISGLLGFTQPQAFFGAGEKIEEHSCNKFTEKVDFMLNLMLRLQAIQVVSDVLGDAIASSDTVPQLAQNAVNNTMQTIMNIFKFSSKESTQWRQHILLSTTLLDGTVMMYVQSLASNLHETMTAQAPRVAGQLLHSLSLSFLFGAFAAYHMEEASQELRIFCTFFHDLFQLSIRPIVADARVSGQMMVMYINLLHFMCNVDAMGEEPSYPMDDLLPELSSAALRSTVEAFLKKEVGGCGLPFTEAWYRQFRRVTADTLIAQDSTTFQWIDSCFLAMISQLTVQQVPVAAPAAPAGGARLLSEIPPLRPEKKNKISIDKAAAPIRHKVNPSAKQDSVEGVDADLLCALTGAVMKNPVSSPYGQTYEKEAIMNWLEQNGSVCPITGRPLTAAQLSPNTAVATKIMQQIVCQTMAMQVVAEDDMYKF; this is encoded by the coding sequence ATGGCGAGCATTGGTGAGCTGGACGCCTACATCCagagcggtgccgcggtCGACGATGCCAAGCTCGACCAATGGATTCAAATGAGTGACATCTCAAATGCAGGCGGGTTCTACAGGGGCgatgctgccgtcgtcggcgaGGCTGTGCGCCGCGTCTCTCGCGTAGTCGTGGCGCAGTACTTGAACAACGCTGATGTGAaggctgtgccgctgcgccgcaagACGAAGTTCTGCTTGCTGCTGAACAACTTCTCCCTCCACAAGCCGGTGCGGTCGGTGGTGTTCGAGTGCTTGGAGGACATGACGAGTATCTTCGAGAAGTCCATCAAAGACGAGGGTACGATGCCGTTTGACTCAGAGCTAGGCCGCATGTCAGAGCACGTACTagtgctgctgatgcgcgtGATGGACTACAATCTGAAGGCTGCGGCCGTACACGAGTTTGCGGAGCACAACACGCAGTTTGCGATTCAGCTGCTGTTGGCTATCTTGCTGAAGGAGCCTCCGTACGAGTTCGAGCTGCGGTGCAACTGCATTAGCGGTCTGCTAGGCTTCACCCAGCCGCAGGCCTTCTTCGGGGCTGGGGAAAAGATCGAGGAGCACAGTTGCAACAAATTCACGGAAAAGGTGGACTTCATGCTGAACCTGATGCTGCGTCTGCAGGCGATCCAGGTGGTGAGCGACGTGCTCGGCGACGCCATCGCAAGCTCGGATACGGTACCGCAGCTGGCTCAGAACGCTGTGAACAACACGATGCAGACCATCATGAACATCTTCAAGTTCTCTTCGAAGGAGTCGACACAGTGGCGTCAGCACATCCTTCTCTCCACGACGTTACTCGACGGGACGGTGATGATGTATGTGCAGTCGCTGGCCTCAAATCTGCATGAGACGATGACCGCCCAGGCGCCGCGCGTCGCTGGACAGTTGTTGCACTCCCTCAGCCTATCTTTCCTCTTCGGCGCCTTCGCAGCGTACCacatggaggaggcgagccAGGAGCTGCGCATCTTCTGCACCTTCTTCCACGACCTCTTCCAGCTGTCCATCCGCCCCATTGTGGcggatgcgcgtgtgtcagGGCAAATGATGGTTATGTACATCAACCTCCTCCACTTCATGTGCAACGTCGATGCCATGGGCGAAGAGCCCAGCTATCCGATGGACGACCTGCTGCCAGAGTTGTCGAGTGCGGCGCTGCGATCGACCGTTGAGGCTTTCCTGAAgaaggaggtgggcggcTGCGGGCTGCCTTTCACGGAGGCGTGGTATCGACAGTTCCGTCGTGTCACGGCCGACACCCTCATCGCGCAGGATTCGACCACATTTCAGTGGATCGACAGCTGCTTCCTTGCCATGATCTCACAGCTGACCGTGCAGCAGGTGCCAGTGGCCGCACCGGCTGCCCCGGCTGGTGGCGCGCGTCTGCTGAGCGAGATACCGCCTCTGAGGCCGGAGAAGAAGAACAAGATCTCTATCGACAAGGCGGCCGCGCCAATCCGGCACAAGGTGAATCCGAGTGCAAAGCAGGACAGTGTCGAGGGCGTGGACGCCGACCTGCTGTGCGCACTGACTGGCGCCGTCATGAAGAACCCTGTCTCCTCGCCGTACGGGCAGACGTACGAAAAGGAGGCCATCATGAACTGGCTGGAGCAGAACGGCTCCGTCTGCCCCATCACCGGGCGTCCTCTGACGGCCGCCCAACTGAGCCCGAACACGGCTGTGGCGACGAAGATCATGCAACAGATAGTGTGTCAGACCATGGCAATGCAAGTGGTGGCCGAGGACGACATGTACAAATTCTGA
- a CDS encoding conserved hypothetical protein (previous protein_id=AAZ09529.1), producing MLHRTRLSRGPAITAGASISVCFKGLGTYDYPSSFTWPPSLEDDGDGRGHGVSRPPAAPSEPPRGTADSAEYRSHRRSPFSVLRSRQCRVGRCASGVLPASHNTVAAPCAGGSSHGLVACGHRLCCCSALFYPALPPYSSSSSAPPSTSASPSSAEEGIWRVRDDFLWALKLAGVERLLRTTISEELYGRLLGVTGTKTTVVLTCNDLLTAAQEYAEASSAEAALAAPAASLPATIPYVARLLLNADEDNRIKWLQEESAAMEHRDYYARAPSLRALLVMWSAQQQQQRVCAATLSGGCGGVAAGDLFPGDTTGADRRLATSSTARTPRFLIPPPTMEDIQLILMRMEERHVEVTMADISAIAAIGAASTGTGTSIPSDEFWGATVRYLQPLKLSQALKAYVSTPSPPVSDGAASRDEALVLLHVLILSVLLRYTSVANAEVPPASTAPPPSAWISSSAASSTPGPANSKLLVPMAAFEAASAVIQLRRRLTTSCEGDDAAIRGSAHTPTPPSAVYEALLTLCDEVLKHVYVLAERSQLSATSPHLPALTTWLLREMVTSAACELHFKRLVDRSITEALIALEKSGLVNRSSMNLQVVVRQVLPLVEGCGSEDLYTSVLNDVVSALEEKARRDRHAFTQEDMLYLAELGTKLFVSGSADSTAGSYSLFDQTARGQMEELHVMDGSPWALCVSSYRSLKEMMQAIIRDQRRLKQQVQEQLRQLSSSSTLSAVMTGSIEAQGCHHARLDGDGAPLSSPSSPPDSETSSVARSDAAVDLGAASAASEAAGEDGFTRAKTAAPCHGASASAPAGPPRISVSPMLRQRFLILIEELVKAQVAESSSDSERPIVVSTELFAFVTRHVPVPNIQDEYRRKIFLLVNVAEAPETTCRRLAERREKRRASADGEGFRRRRRRHVRSDTSASGAAEEEVEADGEDAQAGPGSKRAGAGNDPHGGANDIPAELRFLVSSLPLTLSPWASVMILREVLAESAGRNPRYTYVLNAAIDLQLPMSTTRSRIATTLNMWRFLNTQAHKLSLKESVMMKQRCAWNLPMSYVLSSYWSLLTWLFLASIIMLNVVGIDFESQLVANSLFRMFAPWEEICVPRTAADDRDTWSTQAAADLASDYFEQAEIADRRREEHRLSSTDVFLSSASYLILGYDDQRRPMTVIPIGSDCTAPAEERIAEEYAAATAVLRELSLHAPFPFFVDIERPLPMEYVEKRIAERIRRVSFNNTWFLPRMIIRTFPLGRQYTEHKLVLHTCTQANLTRRRITFLLYMHDGVPVTPQFIQELSDSFLSRHANLVLVVHESSLLKGGTTPAALAKVGLSNTVRGPSATIASAAAEMIDAVLPSDLRDCPSPSAAASAAHHMRVLPYCRQYYSGSGSVIAGLQRVAGGETPEGGGGAAEKGWWVLTLRSVRRLWERLQAGSGAASSASTAAASSAHLPLFASTFSSRRTSLHRSRERQCKEAEEVAATNTQRQSSDGRVSAAAVWVNWWWHTLSGVTSATIRMVRVDRIGVWGEEAERDDEAARKSGTTVATNELAPRARAAADQAAIDTVATGTAAHAAEAKAGKGGVSVSFTALRRLMSEV from the coding sequence ATGCTTCATCGCACCCGACTTTCACGAGGGCCCGCCATCACCGCTGGCGCATCTATCTCCGTTTGCTTCAAGGGCCTGGGTACATACGACTACCCTTCCTCTTTCACGTGGCCTCCATCGCTGGAGGATGACGGTGATGGGCGAGGGCATGGTGTTTCGCGACCTCCAGCGGCGCCTTCAGAGCCTCCGCGAGGCACTGCTGACAGCGCTGAGTACCGCAGCCATCGTCGCTCGCCGTTTTctgtgctgcgcagccggcAGTGTCGTGTGGGCCGTTGCGCTTCGGGAGTGTTGCCCGCCTCACACAACACCGTGGCGGCACcctgcgccggcggcagcagtcaCGGGCTGGTCGCGTGCGGGCATcgcctgtgctgctgcagtgcactCTTCTACCCAGCGCTGCCCCCCTactcgtcctcgtcctctgcgcctccctcgacgtctgcctcgccgtcgtctgcggaggagggcatATGGCGGGTGCGGGACGACTTTCTGTGGGCGCTGAAGCTCGCAGGCGTTGAgcgactgctgcgcaccaccatCAGTGAGGAGCTGTATGGACGGTTGTTGGGCGTCACGGGCACGAAGACGACGGTTGTTCTGACGTGCAACGACCTCCTGACAGCGGCACAAGAATATGCGGAGGCCTccagcgcagaggcggctTTGGCCGCGCCAGCTGCGTCGCTTCCCGCTACGATCCCATACGtggcgcgcctgctgctgaaTGCAGATGAGGACAACCGTATCAAGTGGCTGCAGGAGGAGTCGGCTGCGATGGAACACCGCGACTACtacgcacgtgcgccgtcgctgcgtgCTTTGCTTGTCATGTGGtcggcacagcagcaacagcagcgcgtctgcgcggcCACCCTGAGCGGTGGCTgtggcggcgttgccgcagGTGATTTGTTCCCTGGTGACACTACCGGCGCAGATCGGCGGCTCGCCACGTCGTCCACGGCACGGACGCCTAGGTTTCTTATCCCTCCTCCGACCATGGAGGACATCCAGCTCATCCTCATGCGTATGGAGGAGCGACATGTCGAGGTGACGATGGCCGACATTTCTGCTATCGCTGCTATCGGTGCCGCTTCGACTGGCACAGGAACGTCGATCCCCTCTGACGAGTTTTGGGGAGCGACTGTGCGGTATCTGCAGCCTCTAAAGCTCTCTCAGGCGCTGAAGGCCTACGTATCGACGCCGTCTCCGCCCGtgagcgacggcgccgcgtcgcgcgATGAGGCGCTCGTCTTGCTACATGTGCTTATTCTTTCTGTGCTACTACGCTACACCTCGGTCGCGAATGCAGAGGTGCCGCCCGCGTccacggcaccgccgccgtcggcgtggATCTCGTCCTCTGCCGCTTCTTCCACCCCGGGCCCTGCCAACTCAAAACTTCTGGTGCCCATGGCCGCCTTCGAAGCGGCAAGTGCGGTAATTCAGCTGCGCAGGCGCCTCACGACGTCATGCGAGGGTGATGACGCCGCAATTCGTGGATCGGCCCATACACCTACGCCTCCCTCCGCTGTCTACGAGGCCCTTCTCACGTTGTGCGACGAGGTGCTGAAGCACGTGTACGTGCTGGCCGAGCGGTCGCAGCTTTCGGCGACGAGCCCGCATCTACCGGCGTTGACGACGTGGCTTCTGCGAGAGATGGTGACGAGTGCGGCGTGCGAGTTGCACTTCAAGCGCCTTGTGGACCGAAGCATCACGGAGGCGCTGATCGCGCTGGAGAAGAGCGGTCTCGTGAACCGGTCCTCGATGAACCTccaggtggtggtgcgccagGTTTTGCCGTTGGTGGAGGGCTGTGGCAGTGAGGATCTGTACACATCAGTGCTGAACGACGTCGTGTCCGCTCTTGAGGAGAAGGCCCGGCGGGACCGGCACGCCTTCACTCAGGAGGACATGCTCTATTTGGCAGAGCTGGGGACCAAGTTGTTTGTCAGCGGCTCGGCTGACAGCACGGCTGGCAGCTACAGCCTCTTCGACCAGACGGCACGAGGTcagatggaggagctgcacgtGATGGACGGGAGCCCGTGGGCTCTGTGCGTCTCGTCGTACCGCTCCCTGAAAGAGATGATGCAGGCTATTATCCGCGACCAGCGGCGACTgaagcagcaggtgcaggagcagctcCGGCAGCTTTCTAGTTCCAGCACCCTCTCTGCCGTGATGACGGGAAGTATCGAGGCGCAAGGCTGCCATCACGCTCGGCTGGATGGCGACGgtgcccctctctcctccccctcctcccctccagACTCTGAGACTAGCTCTGTCGCCCGCAGCGATGCTGCTGTCGACCTTGGTGCCGCCAGTGCTGCCTCTGAGGCAGCAGGCGAGGACGGCTTCACTAGAGCAAAGACCGCTGCTCCTTGTCAtggcgcctccgcctcagCTCCAGCTGGGCCGCCGCGGATCTCTGTGTCACcgatgctgcggcagcgcttcCTCATACTTATTGAAGAGCTGGTCAAGGCGCAGGTGGCCGAGAGCTCAAGCGACTCGGAGCGGCCGATTGTGGTGAGCACCGAGCTCTTCGCCTTCGTGACGCGGCATGTGCCGGTGCCGAACATACAAGACGAATACCGCCGCAAGATTTTTCTGCTGGTGAACGTGGCCGAGGCCCCAGAGACAACATGCCGCCGGCTTGCTGAGCGCAGGGAGAAGCGGCGGGCCTCTGCAGATGGCGAGGGCTTTAGGAgacgccggcgtcgtcaCGTCAGAAGTGACACCAGCGCcagtggcgctgccgaggaggaggtggaggcagACGGTGAGGACGCGCAGGCGGGGCCTGGTTCGAAGAGGGCAGGCGCGGGCAACGACCCGCACGGCGGTGCGAACGATATACCCGCGGAGCTGCGCTTTCTCGTCAGCTCCCTCCCGCTCACGCTGTCGCCGTGGGCGAGTGTCATGATCTTGCGCGAGGTGCTAGCCGAGTCTGCCGGTCGAAACCCTCGGTACACGTACGTGCTCAACGCAGCCATTGACCTACAGTTGCCGATGTCCACCACGCGGTCCCGCATCGCGACGACGCTGAACATGTGGCGCTTCCTCaacacacaagcgcacaaGCTGAGCCTGAAGGAGAGCGTCATGATGAAGCAACGGTGCGCGTGGAACTTGCCCATGTCGTATGTGCTCTCCTCGTACTGGTCCCTCCTCACATGGCTTTTTCTCGCGAGCATCATTATGCTCAACGTGGTCGGGATCGACTTTGAGTCGCAGCTTGTCGCGAACTCGCTTTTCAGGATGTTTGCACCGTGGGAGGAGATTTGTGTGCCGCGGACCGCCGCGGACGACAGGGACACGTGGAGCacgcaggcggcggccgacTTGGCGTCAGACTACTTCGAGCAGGCCGAGATCGCCGATCGGCGTCGCGAGGAGCATCGgctcagcagcaccgacgtgTTTCTCTCCTCGGCTTCCTACTTGATCCTCGGCTACGACGACCAACGGCGGCCGATGACGGTCATCCCGATTGGCAGTGACTGCACCGCACCAGCTGAGGAGCGAATCGCTGAGGAGTACgctgcggcaacggcggtgctgcgcgagctaTCGCTGCACGCCCCGTTCCCCTTCTTCGTCGACATcgagcggccgctgccgatggaGTACGTCGAGAAGCGCATCGCGGAGCGCATTCGGCGTGTGTCCTTTAACAACACATGGTTCCTGCCGCGCATGATCATTCGCACCTTCCCGCTTGGCCGCCAGTACACGGAGCACAAGCTTGTGCtccacacctgcacgcaAGCGAACCTCACACGGCGCCGAATCACATTCTTGCTGTACATGCACGACGGCGTCCCTGTCACCCCGCAGTTCATACAGGAGCTAAGCGACAGCTTTCTCTCACGGCACGCGAAcctggtgctggtggtgcacGAGTCCAGCCTTCTCAAGGGCGGCACTACACCTGCAGCTCTCGCCAAGGTCGGTCTGTCAAATACCGTTCGCGGCCCTTCAGCAACCATcgcgtctgcggcggctgAGATGATAGACGCCGTGCTGCCTAGTGATCTCAGGGACTGCCCCTCACCTTCTGCAGCCGCTTCAGCGGCGCACcacatgcgtgtgctgccgtacTGCCGGCAGTACTactccggcagcggcagcgtcattGCTGGTCTTCAGCGCGTGGCAGGCGGAGAGACGccggagggcggcggcggcgccgcagaaAAGGGCTGGTGGGTGCTTACGCTGAGATCGGTGCGTCGGTTGTGGGAACGGTTGCAGGCGGGATCGGGCGCTGcttcctccgcctccaccgcagcagcctcgTCGGCCCACCTGCCGCTCTTCGCGTCGACTTTCAGCAGCCGCCGTACCTCTCTCCACCGCAGCCGAGAGCGGCAGTGCaaggaggccgaggaggtgGCTGCTACCAacacgcagaggcagagcagcgacggccgcgtgtccgcagctgcggtgtGGGTGAACTGGTGGTGGCACACGCTCTCCGGCGTGACCTCGGCGACAATTCGGATGGTGCGCGTTGACCGCATCggggtgtggggggaggaggcggagcgggacGACGAGGCTGCACGCAAAAGTGGCACCACGGTTGCCACCAATGAGCTGGCGCCACGTGCGCGGGCGGCCGCCGATCAAGCAGCAATAGACACGGTAGCGACAGGAACCGCGGCCCATgctgcggaggcgaaggcagGCAAAGGCGGCGTGTCTGTTTCTTTCACTGCCCTGCGCCGTCTCATGTCGGAGGTGTGA